From Montipora foliosa isolate CH-2021 chromosome 6, ASM3666993v2, whole genome shotgun sequence, a single genomic window includes:
- the LOC138006324 gene encoding uncharacterized protein has translation MAAVTTAVNNAITNGQPELGEVKIEKVEQIDTNDQNFNWKITTTAPSFADANTLNATVTAENTGTEDTIASECSQIDAATFKIAGLPIKTQIMPGPYSEVQLPKKENHVKRPMNSFMVWAQSARRKLAEQYPHVHNAELSKMLGKLWRMLPAAEKQPYVDEAARLDKRHKEEFPDYKYRPRRRQKAVKRPYVQARVAMTPGWAGGQAQTPIAMNGTATIATQNGAFPPTVLTQNSQVAQVFPQGLQQVQAVNSSGTVTYAPIGSVGYVPTTPIPGGSMILRPTFVTTAVTNPTSIQPTPTVTVQAVRSTVATTFPTPSYAIPLTQYAGTPIILSSNSVNNVVNSTENNSAPKSSENGALSTVNITASIAGAMNNNFPIISTVVASTSDAVHHSKNAEDPSNEEKRAKTAIVTATGDAPTERSAVDHPQSIEVKTAEGCRI, from the coding sequence ATGGCCGCGGTAACGACTGCAGTGAATAACGCGATCACAAACGGGCAGCCTGAACTAGGGGAAGTGAAAATCGAAAAGGTAGAACAAATAGATACTAATGATCAGAACTTTAACTGGAAAATTACAACGACGGCGCCCTCATTTGCCGACGCGAACACGCTAAATGCCACCGTAACAGCAGAAAACACAGGAACAGAGGACACTATTGCCTCCGAATGTTCTCAAATCGATGCCGCCACTTTCAAGATAGCTGGTTTGCCAATAAAGACTCAAATTATGCCAGGACCGTATTCTGAGGTGCAACTGCCGAAAAAGGAAAATCACGTTAAACGGCCAATGAATTCGTTCATGGTTTGGGCGCAATCTGCGAGGAGGAAACTTGCGGAGCAGTACCCTCATGTTCACAACGCCGAGTTAAGCAAGATGCTGGGCAAACTATGGCGAATGCTGCCTGCAGCCGAGAAGCAACCTTACGTGGACGAAGCAGCCAGGTTGGACAAACGACACAAAGAAGAATTTCCAGATTACAAGTATCGACCCCGAAGAAGGCAAAAAGCGGTGAAACGACCATATGTACAAGCGCGAGTGGCAATGACTCCAGGGTGGGCTGGTGGGCAGGCTCAAACTCCGATCGCAATGAATGGGACAGCAACGATAGCGACTCAGAACGGCGCGTTTCCACCAACAGTCTTAACGCAAAATTCCCAGGTGGCTCAGGTTTTCCCACAAGGATTACAACAAGTTCAAGCAGTAAATAGCTCGGGAACTGTGACTTACGCCCCGATCGGCAGTGTCGGGTATGTTCCAACGACTCCAATTCCTGGAGGAAGCATGATTTTACGACCGACGTTCGTTACAACCGCGGTAACGAACCCAACATCTATTCAGCCTACCCCTACAGTAACCGTACAAGCGGTTAGAAGCACCGTGGCAACGACGTTTCCCACTCCAAGTTACGCTATCCCTTTGACTCAGTACGCGGGTACACCAATTATACTTTCCAGCAACAGTGTCAACAACGTGGTTAATTCCACGGAAAACAATTCAGCGCCAAAAAGTTCGGAAAACGGAGCACTTAGTACGGTCAACATCACTGCGTCCATAGCTGGAGCTATGAACAATAACTTCCCGATTATTTCTACCGTTGTGGCGTCGACTTCGGATGCCGTTCATCATTCTAAAAACGCCGAGGACCCTTCTAATGAAGAGAAGAGGGCGAAAACTGCCATCGTTACAGCAACTGGAGATGCTCCAACTGAACGCTCAGCTGTTGACCATCCACAGAGCATTGAAGTAAAAACCGCCGAAGGCTGTCGTATTTAA